A region from the Lolium perenne isolate Kyuss_39 chromosome 4, Kyuss_2.0, whole genome shotgun sequence genome encodes:
- the LOC127296929 gene encoding adenylosuccinate synthetase, chloroplastic yields the protein MSLSTLNHPAAAAAAATGRRGSSLSPAVPAPPSVRLSRRRLPAPVAASALAVEADAAADRVSALSQVSGVLGSQWGDEGKGKLVDVLAPRFDIVARCQGGANAGHTIYNSEGKKFALHLVPSGILHEGTLCVVGNGAVIHVPGFFGEIDGLQSNGVSCDGRILVSDRAHLLFDLHQTVDGLREAELANSFIGTTKRGIGPCYSSKVTRNGLRVCDLRHMDTFGDKLDVLFEDAAARFEGFKYSKSMLNEEVERYKRFAERLEPFIADTVHVLNESIRQKKKILVEGGQATMLDIDFGTYPFVTSSSPSAGGICTGLGIAPRVIGDLIGVVKAYTSRVGSGPFPTELLGEDGDALRKAGMEFGTTTGRPRRCGWLDIVALKYCCDINGFSSLNLTKLDVLSGLPEIKLGVSYNQIDGQKLQSFPGDLDTLEQVQVNYEVLPGWDSDISSVRSYSELPQAARRYVERIEELVGVPVHYIGVGPGRDALIYK from the exons ATGTCGCTCTCCACTCTCAaccaccccgccgccgccgccgccgccgccactgggCGGCGGGGCAGCTCCTTGTCCCCGGCTGTCCCGGCGCCGCCTTCGGTCCGCCTGTCCAGGAGACGGCTTCCCGCCCCCGTCGCCGCGTCCGCGCTCGCGGTGGAGGCGGACGCCGCCGCGGATAGGGTCTCGGCGCTCAGCCAGGTCTCCGGCGTGCTGGGGTCGCAGTGGGGCGACGAGGGGAAGGGAAAGCTCGTCGACGTGCTCGCCCCCCGCTTCGACATCGTCGCGCGTTGCCAG GGTGGAGCAAATGCTGGACACACCATCTACAACTCTGAAGGCAAGAAGTTTGCCCTTCATCTTGTTCCATCCGGTATTCTTCATGAGGGAACACTGTGTGTTGTTGGCAATGGAGCAGTGATCCATGTTCCAGGGTTCTTTGGTGAAATTGATGGTCTTCAATCCAATGGAGTCAGTTGTGATGGAAGAATACTGGTCTCTGACCGAGCCCACTTGCTCTTTGATCTGCATCAGACTGTAGATGGACTTAGGGAAGCTGAGCTAGCAAATTCCTTTATCGGGACGACTAAGAGAGGCATTGGACCTTGCTATTCCAGCAAGGTCACTCGAAATGGACTGCGAGTTTGTGATCTAAGGCACATGGACACTTTTGGTGATAAGCTTGATGTTTTATTTGAAGATGCTGCTGCGAGGTTTGAAGGCTTCAAGTACAGCAAAAGCATGCTCAACGAAGAGGTTGAGAGGTACAAGAGGTTTGCAGAGCGTTTGGAGCCCTTCATTGCTGATACAGTTCATGTGTTAAATGAATCTATCCGACAGAAGAAGAAAATTCTTGTTGAAGGTGGTCAAGCAACTATGTTGGATATCGATTTTGGAACTTATCCATTTGTGACTTCTTCTAGCCCTTCTGCTGGTGGAATATGCACCGGCCTTGGGATTGCCCCTAGAGTTATTGGTGACCTGATTGGAGTT GTGAAAGCTTACACAAGTAGGGTTGGCTCTGGTCCTTTCCCAACAGAACTACTTGGAGAGGATGGGGATGCTCTTAGGAAGGCTGGAATGGAATTTGGGACGACAACAGGTCGACCAAGACGCTGTGGCTGGCTTGACATTGTTGCACTCAAATACTGCTGTGACATCAACGGGTTTTCATCTCTTAATCTGACAAAACTTGATGTGCTGTCTGGGTTACCAGAAATTAAGCTGGGTGTTTCTTATAACCAAATCGATGGACAGAAATTACAGTCCTTCCCAGGCGATCTTGACACCCTAGAGCAAGTGCAG GTCAACTATGAGGTGCTTCCTGGCTGGGACAGTGACATTTCTTCTGTTCGGAGTTACAGTGAGCTACCCCAAGCTGCCCGTCGTTATGTGGAGAGGATAGAAGAGCTTGTCGGTGTTCCAGTCCACTACATTGGTGTTGGACCTGGGAGGGATGCTCTcatatacaagtaa
- the LOC127296934 gene encoding dehydration-responsive element-binding protein 2E → MESYVRKRSWKKGPTRGKGGPQNAACEYRGVRQRTWGKWVAEIREPNKRARVWLGSFATAEEAALAYDEAARKLYGPDAFLNLPHLRAAAGGGAATSAAHHRMIRWLPASGVSSAGSGVGPRGCGSAVPSYGLLNLNAQHNVHVIHQRLQELKNSSSSPTKPPSRRTPPPPPPPPPLAASSPSSTVTTSAMPPSESCFYALEHVMAPYEGAPCESVGAAGFGGGKPQLDLKEFLQQIGVLREDDGGGAALGKDQGTGEVADAFGFGGGNNGGAEFDWDALAADMSDIAAGGHGGGALGVNGAFHMDDLDQFGCMPIPVWDI, encoded by the coding sequence ATGGAGAGCTACGTGCGGAAGCGGTCGTGGAAGAAGGGCCCGACGAGGGGCAAGGGCGGGCCGCAGAACGCCGCCTGCGAGTACCGGGGCGTGCGGCAGCGGACGTGGGGCAAGTGGGTGGCGGAGATCCGCGAGCCCAACAAGCGCGCCCGCGTCTGGCTCGGCTCCTTCGCCACCGCCGAGGAGGCCGCGCTCGCCTACGACGAGGCCGCGCGGAAGCTCTACGGGCCCGACGCCTTCCTCAACCTGCCccacctccgcgccgccgccggaggtgGAGCCGCCACCTCCGCGGCGCATCACCGGATGATCAGGTGGCTCCCTGCATCCGGTGTCTCCTCcgccggctccggcgtcggccccAGGGGCTGTGGCTCCGCGGTGCCGTCGTACGGCCTACTCAACCTCAACGCGCAGCACAACGTGCACGTCATACACCAGAGGCTGCAGGAGCTCAAgaactcctcctcctcgcccACCAAGCCGCCGTCCAGGAggactccgcctccgcctccgcctccgcctcctctcGCCGCCTCGTCTCCTTCCTCCACGGTGACCACCAGCGCAATGCCGCCCTCCGAGTCGTGCTTCTACGCCCTGGAGCACGTGATGGCGCCGTACGAGGGCGCGCCGTGCGAGAGCGTGGGCGCCGCGGGCTTCGGCGGCGGCAAGCCCCAGCTCGACCTCAAGGAGTTCCTGCAGCAGATCGGCGTGCTCCGGGAGGACGACGGGGGCGGCGCAGCGCTCGGGAAGGATCAGGGCACTGGCGAGGTGGCGGACGCGTTCGGGTTCGGTGGCGGCAACAACGGTGGCGCGGAGTTCGACTGGGACGCGCTGGCCGCCGACATGAGCGACATCGCGGCCGGAGGTCATGGTGGCGGCGCGCTGGGCGTGAACGGGGCGTTCCACATGGACGATCTCGACCAGTTCGGATGCATGCCCATCCCTGTATGGGACATCTGA